A window from Peromyscus eremicus chromosome 1, PerEre_H2_v1, whole genome shotgun sequence encodes these proteins:
- the LOC131902748 gene encoding vomeronasal type-1 receptor 4-like has protein sequence MKMAPANLAMGIFLFSQITVGMLGNSSILFYYVILIFTGKHLMPKDLILEHLTFANCLSLITKGIPQTMAHFGFKDFLDDIGCKLIMYVYRVMRGMSLYVMCLLSSFQAITISPSNSRWHKFKHRATKYIGPSCSLSWLVQMLLNILTPARVLGPVYRKNMTNLVRNGYCSWFVSGSVAVALYMFLLCFSDGLCLGLMACSSVSMVSLLYRHKRQVKHIHSAHHFLKVSPEDRAIQTILILVCTFAISYSVSSIRLVFRNSSKGPMPWGVSVFLYLEICFPIVCPLVLISNIKSISILFLPCCGKS, from the coding sequence atgaaaatggctcctGCAAACTTGGCAATGGgaattttcctcttctctcagatTACAGTGGGCATGCTTGGCAATTCCTCAATACTATTTTACTATGTCATTTTGATATTCACTGGAAAGCATTTAATGCCCAAAGACCTGATCCTAGAGCACTTGACTTTTGCCAACTGCTTGTCTCTCATCACAAAAGGCATTCCACAGACAATGGCACACTTTGGATTCAAGGATTTCCTGGATGACATTGGATGTAAATTGATAATGTATGTTTATCGAGTAATGAGAGGGATGTCCCTGTATGTCATGTGCCTATTGAGTAGCTTCCAAGCAATCACAATCAGCCCCAGCAACTCCAGGTGGCACAAGTTTAAACACAGAGCCACCAAGTACAttggtccctcctgctctctcagCTGGCTTGTGCAAATGCTGTTAAACATCTTGACTCCAGCAAGAGTATTAGGCCCCGTTTACAGGAAAAATATGACTAACTTGGTGAGAAATGGATACTGCTCATGGTTTGTTTCCGGCAGTGTGGCAGTTGCACTGTATATGTTCTTACTGTGCTTCTCTGATGGCCTGTGTCTGGGTCTCATGGCCTGCTCGAGTGTCTCCATGGTGAGTCTCCTCTACCGACATAAGAGACAAGTCAAGCATATCCACAGTGCTCACCACTTTCTGAAAGTCTCACCTGAGGACAGAGCCATCCAAACTATCCTCATCCTGGTGTGCACATTTGCCATCTCTTACTCGGTGTCATCCATTCGGCTTGTCTTTAGGAACTCCTCCAAAGGTCCAATGCCATGGGGAGTAAGTGTATTTCTATATCTAGAAATTTGCTTTCCCATAGTTTGCCCCTTGGTTCTCATCAGCAATATCAAGTCTATTTCTATCCTGTTTTTACCCTGCTGTGGTAAGAGTTAG